From the Primulina tabacum isolate GXHZ01 chromosome 3, ASM2559414v2, whole genome shotgun sequence genome, one window contains:
- the LOC142540842 gene encoding 1-deoxy-D-xylulose 5-phosphate reductoisomerase, chloroplastic, giving the protein MALNLVSPTEIKALSFLDSSKSNYNLNLLKLQGGVVFKRKDGCTVAKRVHCSAQPPPPPAWPGRAVFEPGRVSWDGPKPISIVGSTGSIGTQTLDIVAENPDKFKVVALAAGSNVTLLADQVKTFKPQLVAVRNESLVDELKEALAGVQDKPEIIPGEQGVIEVARHPDAVTVVTGIVGCAGLKPTVAAIEAGKDIALANKETLIAGGPFVLPLAHKHNVKILPADSEHSAIFQCIQGLPEGALRRIILTASGGAFRDWPVDKLKEVKVADALKHPNWNMGKKITVDSATLFNKGLEVIEAHYLYGADYDDIEIVIHPQSIIHSMVETQDSSILAQLGWPDMRLPILYTLSWPDRIYCSEITWPRLDLCKLGSLTFKSPDNVKYPSMDLAYAAGRAGGTMTGVLSAANEKAVEMFIDEKIGYLDIFKVVELTCDKHRQDLVSSPSLEEIIHYDLWARDYAASLQPSAGLTPALV; this is encoded by the exons ATGGCTTTGAATTTGGTGTCTCCAACTGAAATCAAGGCCCTCTCTTTTTTGGACTCCTCGAAATCCAATTACAACCTTAATCTCCTCAAGCTTCAAG GTGGGGTTGTTTTTAAGAGGAAGGATGGATGCACAGTTGCCAAGAGAGTCCATTGTTCTGCGCAGCCGCCACCTCCTCCTGCCTGGCCTGGCCGGGCTGTTTTTGAGCCAGGGCGTGTCAGTTGGGACGGTCCGAAGCCTATTTCAATAGTTGGGTCGACTGGCTCCATTGGAACCCAG ACATTGGACATAGTTGCAGAAAATCCAGATAAGTTTAAGGTTGTAGCACTTGCAGCTGGTTCAAATGTTACTCTTCTTGCTGATCAG GTAAAGACTTTCAAACCTCAGCTAGTCGCGGTTCGAAATGAATCATTAGTTGATGAGCTTAAGGAGGCTTTGGCTGGTGTCCAAGACAAACCTGAAATCATTCCTGGAGAACAGGGAGTCATAGAG GTTGCTCGACATCCAGATGCTGTTACTGTTGTTACAGGAATTGTGGGCTGTGCGGGATTAAAG CCTACAGTAGCTGCTATTGAAGCTGGAAAAGACATCGCATTGGCCAATAAAGAGACGCTAATTGCTGGAGGCCCTTTTGTCCTCCCTCTTGCGCACAAGCATAATGTTAAGATTCTCCCTGCTGATTCTGAACATTCTGCCATATTTCAG TGTATACAAGGCTTGCCAGAAGGTGCTCTCAGGCGCATCATCTTGACAGCATCAGGTGGCGCTTTCAG AGATTGGCCGGTGGATAAATTGAAGGAAGTGaaagtagcagatgctttaaaACATCCTAACTGGAATATGGGAAAAAAGATTACGGTTGACTCAGCTACACTCTTTAATAAG GGTCTAGAAGTCATTGAAGctcactatctgtatggggccGATTATGATGACATTGAGATCGTTATTCATCCCCAATCAATCATACATTCAATGGTTGAGACACAG GATTCATCGATATTGGCACAACTGGGTTGGCCTGATATGCGTTTGCCTATTCTATACACCCTATCTTGGCCAGACAGAATCTATTGTTCCGAGATTACATGGCCTCGTCTTGATCTCTGCAA GCTTGGATCTCTTACATTCAAGAGTCCCGACAATGTTAAGTATCCATCCATGGATCTTGCATATGCTGCTGGACGAGCGGGGGGAACCATGACTGGTGTTCTTAGTGCTGCAAATGAGAAAGCTGTAGAAATGTTCATCGACGAGAA GATTGGTTACCTGGACATATTCAAAGTTGTGGAGCTAACATGTGATAAACACCGTCAAGATTTGGTGTCTTCGCCCTCTCTCGAAGAAATCATACACTACGACTTGTGGGCACGGGACTATGCAGCCAGTTTGCAGCCGTCGGCCGGTCTGACGCCGGCTCTCGTATGA
- the LOC142538519 gene encoding uncharacterized protein LOC142538519: MQSGEVTSLSPSFNSYSNTNLVEIAARVVEEFRAENDSVEFYFDREESFESMKRDGEYDDKDEEFEFEFSTKGSESSPISADEIFYNGKIRPVYPVFDTHLLIGGDKIQNEVFQENGTKTIRLSLRKLFIKERETATTSSSSSSDVDELEGVPAETYCVWRPKAATTSLKSSSTGSSSKRWKLKDFLHRSHSEGSKDGVVLFTGNSGRKKESEHKTKATAASAVKLKSAATHPPATSLYNRDGGEKRRTYLPYRQDLVGFFSTSNGF; this comes from the coding sequence ATGCAGTCGGGGGAAGTAACCTCGCTTTCTCCCAGTTTCAACAGTTATTCCAACACCAATCTTGTCGAAATAGCCGCTCGGGTCGTCGAAGAATTTCGGGCGGAGAACGATTCAGTTGAATTTTACTTCGACAGGGAAGAGAGTTTCGAGTCCATGAAAAGGGACGGTGAATACGACGATAAGGATGAGGAATTCGAATTCGAGTTCTCCACGAAGGGTTCCGAATCATCGCCGATTTCGGCTGATGAGATCTTCTACAACGGTAAGATCAGACCCGTTTACCCGGTTTTCGATACGCATTTGTTGATCGGTGGAGATAAGATTCAGAACGAGGTTTTCCAAGAAAATGGGACGAAAACGATTCGGCTCTCTTTGAGGAAGCTTTTCATTAAAGAAAGAGAAACGGCGACCACTTCGTCGAGCTCGTCTTCAGACGTGGACGAACTCGAAGGAGTCCCGGCGGAGACTTACTGCGTCTGGAGGCCGAAGGCTGCGACGACGTCGCTCAAGAGCAGCTCAACGGGGTCTAGTTCGAAGAGGTGGAAGTTGAAGGACTTTTTGCATAGGAGCCACAGTGAGGGAAGTAAAGATGGTGTCGTTTTGTTTACCGGTAACAGCGGTAGAAAAAAAGAAAGTGAACATAAAACTAAAGCAACAGCGGCGAGTGCCGTAAAGTTGAAATCGGCGGCGACACATCCTCCGGCGACGTCGCTGTATAACCGAGACGGCGGGGAGAAGCGGCGGACGTACTTACCGTACAGACAGGATTTGGTTGGGTTTTTCTCTACTTCAAATGGGTTTTGA